GCTCATTGCCCTGAGTTCGCATCCGAAGGTCCGGCTGTACCAGGTTTTCACGTCGCTTCAGGCGCCGATGTCGAGCGACCTGCTGGTCCAGGATGTGGAATTTTTGAGTCAGCACCTCAACTGCCCGGTGGTCGCGACCACGGCCCAGGATTCCTCGGTGGCTGAATCCATTCAGGATTTGGCGCTGCGCGATCAGACCGATGTGATCGTGCTGGGGGCAACGCGGGAGGGGCTGCTGCAGCAGGTGATGCAGGGGAATATCCCGGAGGCGATCGCCCGCAAAAGTCCCTGTACGGTTATTTTGGTACGGGGGGCGATCGCCGATGAGCCGCCCAGCGCCTGGGGGGTGTGACCCCTCATTTAAAAAGTGCCATAGTGGTGGAGTCGCTGCGATTGGGGTGAGACCGCGTCCCCTCTCCGGATCAAGCGTTGGTGCGCTCGGAGGAGAAAAGGGATCCCTGGCTCTCGCTCAGGCTGTCCGGTCGCGATCGCTTGCCTTCTCCTCATTCTTTTTCCTCCACCTTTGTGGTCTTAAAACGTCTCGCCCAGGTTTGTTCGCGAGTTGAGTCGCTGCCCCTCAAAAAGTGGCTGCTGGCTCCGGTTGTGATGCCGTTTGTGACCAGTGCGGCAGTGACCGCCAGTTTGCTCGGGCTCCAGTCTGTGGGAGCGTTGCAGCAGGCCGAATTGAAGGTTTTTGATACGATGGTGCGCCGCCGTCCTGAGCTGGGGCCGGACCCGCGCCTGCTGGTGGTGAGCATTACCGAAGCAGACATTCAGCGCCAGGGCCGCTGGCCGCTGTCGGATCAGACCGTCGCCGACGCCTTGCAGCGCTTGCAGCAGCACCAGCCCCGCCTGATCGGCCTGGATGTGTATCGAGATGTGCCCCAGATGCCGGGACGATCGCAGCTGCTCAAAGCGCTCCAGGCGGAAAACACGATCGCTATCACCAATCTGGGCAGCGGCGACGACGCCGGGGTGCCCGCCCCTGAGGGCCTGCCCACCGACCGAGTCGGCTTCAATGATTTGCTGATCGACAGCGACAATGTGGTGCGCCGCCACCTGATGATCGCGTCCGTGGCCGAAGAGACCTACTTTTCCTTTCCGCTGCTGCTGGCGATCGCCTATCTGGATACCGAAGGCCAAACGGCCCGCAACAGCCCCAGCAACCCCAACCATCTCCAGATTGGCGAGACGGTGTTTGAGCCGCTCCAGGCGACCTCGGGGGGCTACGCCAAGGTGGATGCTCGGGGCTATCAGCTGCTGATCAACTACCGCTCTGGCCGCCAATCGGTGCGCCAAATCTCCCTGACGCAGCTGCTCAATGGTGAGTTTGACCCGGCCTGGGTGCGCGACAAGGTGGTGCTGGTGGGCACGACGGCCTCAAGCCAAAAAGATGTGTTTTATACGCCCTTTAGCGCTAGCGAAGAAGAAATCCCCGAAATGCCCGGGGTGCTGGTCCACGCCCAAATGCTGAGCCAGATTTTGGATGCGGTCGCGGGCGATCGCCCGCTGTTTCGCTACTGGACGCCGACGGGCGAGGGCCTGTGGCTCTGGGGATGGGCGATCGCCGGGGGCGTCCTGGCTTGGCGGGTGCGCCATCCGGCGTTGCTGCTGTCCGGCGCAGCGGGGGTGCTGGTCCTGCTGGGAATGGCGAGTTTTTCGCTGTTTGAGGCCCACGCCTACTGGGTGCCGACGATCGCCCCGGCCCTGGGGCTGGTCCTGACCGGCAGCCTGGTGGTGGCCCACCGCGCCTACGAGGCCCACCAGCAGCAGCAGACGGTGATGCGCCTGCTGGGCCAGAGCACCTCGCCGGAGGTGGCTGCGGCCCTCTGGACCAGCCGCGATCGCCTCCTCAAGTCCGGCAAGCTGCCCGGCCAAAAGCTGACGGCCACCACCATGTTTGTGGACATCAAAAATTTCAGCACCATCTCCGAGATGCTGCTGCCCGAGCTGCTCCTGGAGTGGCTCAACACCTACCTAGCGGCAGCCACCCAAGAAGTCCTCGCCCACCAGGGCGTGGTGAACAAGTTCACCGGAGACGGCCTGATGGCCGTGTTTGGGGTGCCGGTGCCGCGGCAGAGCGAGGCCGAAATCGCCGCCGACGCCCGCAATGCCGTGCGGTGCGCCCTGGTGATGGGCGATCGCCTCCGGGCCATGAACCAGCTTTGGCGCGAGCAGGGCCTGCCCCTGATTGAAATTCGGGCTGGTATCTTCACCGGGCCAGTGGTGGCGGGCAGCCTCGGCAGCAAGGAGCGCCTAGAGTACGGCGTGATCGGCGACAGCGTGAATATTGCCGCCCGCCTCGAAAGCTGCGAAAAAGATCGCCAGGGCGATGTGTGCCGCGTCCTGATCGCCAAGGAAACCCTGGTCTACCTAAACGATGAATTCGAGGTGGATCACTGGGGACCCCTGGCCCTCAAGGGCAAGCACCACTTGGTGGACGTGTATCGGGTGATCGGCTTGGCGCGATCGCCCCAGCCCCGCCAGCCCGCCGAGCCCCCCACCGCCCTCAACTAGCCGCGCAAAAAAGCCCAAAAAAAGCTCCCCCACAGGGGAGCCAGATAGCCGAGTCAATCAAATCTATTGGGTCTCTATTGGGCCAGCCAGCGCGCTGCGTCCTTGGCGTGGTAGGTCAAAATCAGGTCAGCCCCTGCCCGCTTGAAGCTCAGCAGGGTTTCCATGACCAGCTTTTCCTCGTCTACCCAGCCATTGAGGGCGGCGGCCTTGACCATGGAGTACTCGCCCGAAACGTTGTAGGCGGCGACGGGCAGGTTCGTCGCTTCCTTCACTCGCCAAATGATATCCATGTAGGCTAGGGCTGGCTTCACCATCAGGAAATCAGCACCCTCAGCGATGTCGAGGGCAATTTCCTTGAGGGCTTCGCGGCCGTTGCCGGGGTCCATCTGGTAGGTGCGGCGATCGCCAAATTGGGGCGCCGACTCCGCTGCATCCCGGAAGGGGCCATAGTAGGCCGATGCGTACTTCGCCGCGTAGGACATGATGGGAATCTGCTCGAAGCCCGCCTCGTCCAGACCCGCCCGAATGGCCTGCACAAAGCCATCCATCATCCCCGACGGCGCAATAATGTCAACCCCCGCCTTGGCCTGGGACACTGCCGTTTTCTTGAGCAGCTCCAGGGTGGGGTCATTCAGCACCCGACCCGTCAGGTCGCCCGTCTCCAGGTAGCCGCAGTGGCCGTGGCTGGTATACTCGCACAGGCAGGTGTCGGCAATGACCACCAGATCGGGCACCGCTTCTTTCACCGCCGTGGCCGCTTTTTGGACGATGCCGCAGTCGTGCCAGGCGCCCGTAGCGTCAATGTCCTTGTCTGCCGGAATCCCAAACAGGATGATGGCCGGAATTCCCAGGTCGTAGACTTCCTTCGCCTCTTCGACGATCTTGTCGATGGAGAGCTGGTACACCCCCGGCATGGACTTCACTTCCTGGGCAATGCCTTCACCGGGCACCGCAAACAGCGGGTAGATCAGGTCGCTGGTGGTGAGGCTGTTTTCGCGCACCATCCGGCGGATTTGGGCGTTGCTGCGCAGTCGGCGGGGACGATGAACTGGGAACATAAATCTTCTTGTGCTACGCGCTTTAGAAAAACGTCTAGGGTCGGCGGGACTTCTTAAAAGTTTAAGGTCTGACCAAGACGGGACTGCGCCGCCGTAATGTTCTGTAAAGTCTCGCGATCTGGGAAAGCAAACAAACCGCAGACAAACGCAAAGAGGCGATCGCCCTAGGGCGATCGCCTCTTTGACTTAGGGTCGATCGAATGCAGCAAACCCCAAATCGTCAGTCTCTGGTTGCTTGGGCAATTAAGCCGTAGCTTCTGCGGCGATGGGGTAGACGCTGACCTTTTTGCCGCTCTTGCCGCGACGCTCAAAGGTCACAATGCCGTCTACGAGGGCGAACAGCGTGTCATCGTTGCCCCGACCCACGTTGTTTCCAGGGTGGACCTTGGTGCCGCGCTGACGAATCAGGATATTGCCAGCCCGCACAACTTGACCGCCGTAGCGCTTCACGCCGAGGCGTTTGGCGTTTGAGTCGCGGCCGTTACGAGTACTACCTGTTCCTTTCTTATGAGCCATTGTGTCCTTCCTGTCGTCTCTTTAGGGGTAAACCGTGGGCGATCGCGCCTAGCGTTTCTAGGCCTCAGCCTTTTCAGCCGCCGTCAGTTTGGTGCCGTTCAGGCTGATGGCGTCGATCATAATCCGGGTCAGCTCTTGGCGGTGACCTTGCTTCTTACGGGTTTTCTTTTTGGGGCGCATCTTGTAGACGATGATCTTCTTGCCCCGCAGGTGGCTGAGGACGGTTGCCTCGATGGTTGCCCCTTCGACAAAGGGCTGGCCGATGGTCACTTCGCCATCGTTTTGCACGAGGAGCACGCGATCGAGGGTGAGGGTGCCATTGGCGTCGACGGCCAGGCGGTTGACGTCGTAGAAGCGACCGGGCTCGACGCGCAGCTGCGTGCCGCCGGTTTCAATAATTGCGTAAGTCATAGCAGGTGGTGGTTTCCAGAATTGCCGTACAGGTAGCCAGTGAGTCCGCTCGTCGGATGCTCCGGCCTTTCGCGATGTCTGAACCTGATCCGAGCAGGAATTAAGACAGCCAGTTTATCAGTATCGCTAATAGCGACCCCCGGCGTCAAGGCGCGATCGCCCGGTCCCTGGAGTTACAAATACTGGCCCAAAATGGCGGCGGTTTGCTGGCCGGTCCGCTCCCAGCTAAACTGCTGCGATCGCGCGAGGCTGAGGGATTGAAGCTGCGATCGCCCATGATCATCGGTGGCGACCTGGCGCATGGCGGCGGCGATCGCCTCGGGCCGGTAGGGGTCCACCAGCAGGGCTGCATCTCCGGCCACCTCGGGCACCGAGGCCTGGTTGGAGGTGATCACGGCGGTGCCGCAGGCCATGGCCTCCAGCACCGGCAAGCCAAAGCCCTCCCACAGGCTGGGAAACACCAGGGCGATCGCCTGATTGAGCAAGCGCGGCAGATCGCCGTAGGGCACGTAGGACAAGAACTTCACCCGGTGGGCCAAGCCCAGCTCGGCCGCCTGCGCCGCCAGAGCGGGCGTAAAGCGCGGATCGGCGGGGCCAGCGATCCACAGCTCGACGTCAGGCAAATCCCGCACCTGACCAAAGGCCTCGATCAGGCGGTGGAGGTTCTTGTAGGGGTCGTGGCGACCGACGTAAAAAAAGTAGTTCTGGGTCGGCAAAGAAAGGGGCCGGAAGTGCTCGGCGTCGTAGGCCAGGGGCACTGCGGTCATTTTGCGGGCGGGCAGGCCGTAGAAGTGGGTGATGTCTCGGGCGGTGGCCTCCGAGTCGCAGAGGATGTGGGCAGCCTGGCGCAGCACCTGGGGCACGTAGTGGCGAAAGTACAGCCGCAGGGGCGATCGCGCCGAGCCGAAGCGCAGGGGAATCAGGTCGTGGACGGTGACCACCGAGCGGGTGCGTCGCCACAGAGGCGTCTCCGGCACCGGGGAAAACAGCAGAGACGCCCCCAGCTGGCGATACAGCTTGGGCAGCTGAAACTGGGTCCACAGCAGCCGCCGCAGGTGACCTCGCGAGCCGTGCTCGGCGGTGAGGTTGGCGGGGGTCGGGATGCAGCGAAAGCCCTCGAAGGGATGGGCTGTCAGCAGGGTGGGCTGGAGCGATCGCAGGTGAGGCACCAGCTGCCGAGCGTAGGTGGTCAGGCCCGTGGGCTGCTGCATCAGCAGCGATAGATTGATCAGCAGAGAATCGCTCAAAGCTTTAGGGCGCGCCGCCCGGACATCCACAACCCCTGTAGTTTACCAAGGGCGATCGCGGGTTTGAGGGGCAGCAGGGCGATCGCCTTTAGGCCGAGGCGCAGCGATCGCCCCCACAGCGCCCGCCGGTGGGCGTAGCGCGCCAGCGTCAGCAGATAGCTCTCGGTGCTGTAGCGAAACTTTTGGCGGGCGTTGCGGCTCGTCACCGAGGACGGCGCATGAATCACCTGCACCTGGGTCGCCAGGCCGACGGTGTGGCCCTGTTCGGCGTAGCGGCGGCAAAAATCCACGTCTTCGTAATAGAGAAAATAGGCCGGATCAAACTGGGGACACCGGTTAAAGCGCCCCAGCTGGAGCATCAGGCTGCAGCCGCTCACCCAGGGCGTAGGGATCCAGGGCTGCTCTGGGGAGGGCAGGGTTTCGAGGGCGTGGATTTCGCCCCGCGCCGGATCAAAAAAGCCGCCGCCAAACCAGGGCTCCCCCTCCGGCGTCAGCACCACGGTCCCCAGGATGGACGCTGGAGGCTGGCTTTCCCATAGCTGCTGGGCTTGGCTCAGGGCGCGATCGCCCAGCCACGCGTCCGGATTGATCAGCCAGGCGATCGCCTGGGGATCCTGCGCAAACACGTAGTGCAGGCCCGCATTGCAGCCGCCGCCGAAGCCGCAGTTTTCCCCCGTCTCCAAGATCACGGTGCGATCGCTCGCCCACTGGTAGACGGCCCGGTCTTCGGGTGAGTTGTTCACGATCACCCAGCGCCAGGCGATCGCCGTTTCCGCCATGAGAGACGCCTGGAGCCGCGCCAGCAGCGCCGATGAGCGGTAGTTGACCGTGATGAAATAAATCACACCAGCTCAATTTGGGAATCGTCGCCCACCATGAAGCGCACCGCCTTGGGCCGCCGCTCCGCCACGCAGAGCTGGACGCGCTGGCCGATCACGCTGTCGACGATCCGCTGATGAATGCCGGTGACCGTCGCCCCCTGGAGAATCACGCTGTGGTCTAGGTCCACATCCACCAGCTTGACCCCGTTGGCAATGCTGCTGTAGGGGCCGATAAAGCAATTTTCTAGATGGCAGTTTTCGCCGATGATCACCGGGCCGCGAATGGTGCAGTGGCGAATCTCGGAGTTGGCCCCGATTTGGACGCGCCCGATGATTTTGCTGCTCTCGTCGATGGTCCCCAGCACCTCGCTGTGGTGCAGCTTGGTATCGAGAATGATCCGGTTGGCTTCGAGCAGATCGTCTTTTTTGCCGGTGTCGAGCCACCAGCCGTCCAGGGTGCAGGCCTCCACGGCGCGCTGCTGGTCAATCAGGTACTGAATGGCGTCGGTGATTTCCAGCTCGCCCCGGGCCGAGGGCTGGATATTGGCGATCGCATCGTGAATGGAGTCATTGAAGAAATACACGCCCACCAGCGCCAGGTTAGACGCGGGCTGAGCGGGCTTTTCCACCAGGCGCAGCACCCGGCCCGCGGCGTCCACCTCCGCTACCCCAAAGGCGCTGGGATTTTTGACCGATCGCAGCAGGATCAGGCTGTCGAGGTGCTGGCTCTTGAAGCGATTGAGGAAGCCTTGCAGCTCGTTTTGGATCAGGTTGTCGCCCAGGTACATGATGAAGGGCGCGTCCCCCAAGAAAGGCTGGGCGATTTTCACCGCGTGGGCCAGTCCGGCGGCTTCCTCTTGCAGGATGTAGGTGATCTGGGCGCCAAAGCGATCGCCGCTGCCGGTTTTGCTGCGCACCTCGTCGCCTGTCTGGGGGCTGATGATGATGCCGATATCGGTGATGCCTGCGGCCACGATGGACTCGATGCCGTACCAGAGAATCGGCTTGTTGGCCACGGGCACAAGCTGCTTGGCGCCGGTGTAGGTGAGAGGCCGGAGTCGCGTACCTTTGCCGCCGGAGAGGATCAGCGCTTTCATTGTTTTAGGTGGTGGAGTAACTGTCGGAGGCCCTGACGCCAGTGGGGCGGCGTTTCGCCCAGAACTGCCGCTAGCTTATCGCAGGCCAAGACGGAATAGGCAGGCCGCCGCGCCGGGGTCGGGTAGTCGGCGGTGGTGATGGGCACCACGCGCTGCACGGCCAGCGGAAAATCGAGGGCGCGCGCCTCTTCGAAGATGGCGATAGCGAAGTCGTACCAGCTGGCGACGCCGCTGCTGGTGTAGTGGTAGATGCCAGCGGTCTGGGGGCCTAGGTGCGGGACAAACTGGGCGATCGCCCCCGCCAAGTCCCCGGCCCAGGTGGGGCTGCCCACCTGATCGGCTACGACGCGAATCTCTTCGCGATCGCTCCCGAGGCGCAGCATGGTTTTGACAAAGTTGCCCTTGCCGTGGGGGCCACACACCCAGGCGGTGCGAAAAATCGCGTAGGAAGCGTCTCCGGACACCCGGTAGGCCTGCTGGACGGCCTGCTCCCCCGCCAGTTTGGAATGGCCGTAGACGCTCAGGGGGCTGGTGGGGTCGTCGGGCCGGTAGGGCGTGTTTTTGCGCCCGTCAAAGACGTAGTCCGTGGAGATGTGAATAAAGGCGGCGCCGTGGCTCTGGGCGGCGCGGGCCAGGTGGTCAGGGGCGATCGCGTTTACGGCGTAGGCCAGCTCTGACTCGCTTTCGGCCCGGTCCACGGCGGTGTAGGCCGCCGCATTGACCACCACATCCGGGCCCACCGTCTCCAGCAGCCCGACCATGCGCTCGGGATGGGCAAAGTCCATCTCTTCGCGGCTTACGCCGATCACCTCTCCCAGGGGGGCTAGGGTGCGCTGGAGCTCGTGGCCGACTTGGCCGGTCACCCCGGTCAGCAAAAACCGTTTCACGCAAACACCTCCGCCGCCGCGAAGGGCACGCCTGCTTGGTCCTTGGCCGAAAGAATCGGCTCACCCGTCAGGGGCCAGGCGATCGCCAAATCCGGATCGTCCCAGCGGATGCAGCGCTCGTGCTCGGGGGCGTAGTAGTCCGTGGTTTTGTAGAGCACCTCGGCCTGCTCGGACAGCACCAGGAAGCCGTGACCAAAGCCCGCCGGTACCCAGAGCTGATGCTTGTTTTGGGCGCTCAGCTCGTAGCCGACCCACTGACCAAAGGTGGGAGAGCTGCGCCGCAGATCCACCGCCACATCGTAGATCTGGCCCACGATCACGCGGACGAGTTTGCCCTGGGGCTGCTGAATCTGGTAGTGCAGGCCGCGCAGGACATTTTGCCGGGACGAGGAGTGGTTGTCTTGAACGAACTGGACCGAGTTTCCAGCCTTTTCGGTGAAAACCCGCTGATTGTAACTTTCAAAGAAAAAACCGCGATCGTCCCCAAACACCCGCGGTTCGAGGAGCAAGACGTCGGGAATCTCAGAAGGGTGAAACTGCATAGGCGACCCGCCGGGAAATCACTCAAGCCATTGTGCCCTGGAATGGGCGATCGCTAGATCTGCTGTCGCATCCAGGCGTAGGTTTTTTTCAGGGCCTCGGGCCAGGCGGTCTCGGGCTGCCACCCCAGCACCTGCCGCGCCCGGGAGATATCCAAAACATTGATCGGGACATCGATGGGCCGCCCAGGCTTGTAAATGCGGGCGATCGGGGCCTTGAGCACCGCCTCCAGGGAGTCGAGCACCTGGTTGAGGCTGTAGCCTTGGCCGCTGCCAATGTTGAAAAGCGTCTCGGGGCCGCTGTACTGGCCAGCTTTGACCAGGGCGGCGGCGACGTCCTGCACGTAGACGTAGTCCCGCACCACCTCGCCATCGCCCCAGATCTCGATGGTTTCGCCCCGCAGGGCCTTGGCCAAAAAGATGCCGACCACGCCCTGGCGCTTTTCTAGGGGCTGGCGCTCGCCAAACAGGTTGGAGACCCGCAGCACGCAGTAGTCGATGTGGTGAACGGCGGCGTACATGTGCAGGTACTTTTCGATGGCCAGCTTGCTGATGCCGTAGGCGCAGATGGGCTGGGTGGGGGCGTCCTCGTGGAGGGGGAGCGATCGCGGAATGCCGTAGACGGTGCCCCCGGAGGAGACAAACACGATCTTGCGGACGCCAGCCTCTTGGGCGATCGCCAATAGCTGCAGGGTGCTCTCGACATTGGAGCGCAGATCGTAGATGGGGTCGCGGTTCGAGGACTCCGGTACCGTCGTGCTGATCAGGTGGTAGATCGTGTCGCAGCCCGTGACCGCTTCCTCGAGGGCCGCGCGATCGCAAAAGTCCCCGATCGCCCACTCGACTTTCCCAGAGCCCAGCACCAGGGGAACTTGCGATCGCCCAAAGGCCCGCACCGGCTGCCCCGCAGCACTCAGCGCTTCACACAGATGGGAGCCCAGAAACCCCGAGGCTCCCAACACCAACGATCCCTTAGAGTTCATGGCTGAGGCGGTCAAAGATCTTCGCAACTTTATCAGATTCCGCTTCCCAGCTGGTTTGCTGGGCGTAGTCTAGGCCCCGCTCGATCAGCTGTTTGCGGCGCGGCTCGTCCAGCAGCAGCGCCACCAGCGCCTCGCTCAGGGCCTCCACCGTCGGCTCGGCCAGCACCGCCACGTCTTCGGTGACCAGCCATTCCACATTGGGACCGCGATTGCTCACCACCGGGCAGCCGCTGGCCATCAGCTCCAGAGGCAGCAGCGACAGGTTGGTAAAGGACAGGACCAGCGCCGCATCGCACTGGCTGTAGAGCTCCGGCAGATCCTTGAGAGCCAAAACCCCGGGGCTAGAGTGCTGGAAGGGCAAAACGTAATTGGAGGTGTCCCAGCCCGCCAAAATAAACTGGGTGTCCGGCAGCTGCTTGGCCACCTCCGCCAGCACCAACAGCCCCAGCTCGAAGGCGCGGCGCGGCGTCACCGGCCGCGCATAAAAGAAGACCGTGCGTGTGTGGGGGTCGCGGCGTGGATAGGGCCGATAGAGGTCGCGATCGAAGGAAAAGCCCATGGCCGCCGTGCGCATGCCATATTCTCGGGCCAGCTTGTCCGCGAGCCACTGGCCAGCCGTGATGCCAAAGAAGTTGAACCGGTAGGTTTGCTCAGCCCACAGATAGTCGCTGCCGTGGGCGTAGAAAAAAGGCTCAAAGTCCTGGACGAAATAGCACCGCAGGGCCGTACCGCGGAAGTTGCGGACGGTGTGGGCCGTGATCCAGCTCGTGGCCACGGTGATCCAGGCAGGCTGGAGGGAGGCTTCGCCGATGCCAACGCTCGCCTGCACAGGGCTAAAGTGCTTGCGGATGGAGTCGCGGGCGGCCTCGCCGGAGGCGAACTGACAGGGGCCGACGATGGTGATGTGGCAGGTGTAGCCCTGGCGCTCGAGGTTTTCGACCAGACGAAAAATATTGATGTGGCCACCGGAGCCGATGCCAAAGTCGGGGATGACCCAGTTCACGGACTTGCGATCGCAGCGATCGCGATCGAGGGGCTCGCCGAAGGGCTGGTGGCGGACAAAGTCGTAGAACGAAACGACGTCAATCTTGCCCAGATTTTGGGTCGAAAGATCGGTGATGGACTTTTTGAGATACCGGAAATAGAGGTGACGCAAGAGGCCGCGGGTGCCGAGCTTGCGCCAGTAGAACTTCAGTAACCCTAGTTTTTTGCGGACCTTGATAATGATCACAAGTGGTGCCTTTGGCGGCGATCGCCCCTTTCCCTAACTCCTGAGTCCCCCAGCGGAGACATCCAACAAAACAATACGCTCTAAGCCCGCCGCTTCAGCGACTGATCGAGGGAAATTGTCGCGACGAGCCGCCGCGGGAGCCGATCGGCCCGCTCCCCCAGGTAGTAGCCGAGCTGCCGCGCCAGATTCAAAAAGGGCGATCGCAGGGGCCAAGCGGGGGCCTGGCGAAACAGCCGCGTCTGCTTGGCGTAGCGCCAGTCCGCCAGCGTACTGCGCACAAAGTGGCCGACCAAGTGAACAAAGCTGGGACACAGCTGATAGCCAAAGAGCGATCGCAGCGCCTTCGACTCATCAAAGGAGCGCCGCCCGTACTCCACGATCGAGTAGTTGTGGGAGTGGTAGACCGCCGCATCATCGGCGTAGGCCTTGCCATAGCCCGCCTCGATGATTTGCTTGGCCCAGATCTGGTCCTCCGCAAAGTCCACATCGGGATAAGGGTACTTTTCCCAGACGCTGCGCCGCACACAGGCATTGTTGTCTGAGAAAAAGTGCAGGACCTGCCGGTAGCCCGCCTCCCGCTGATAGCGATCGCGATCTTCTAGGCGCGCCACCAGCGGCCAAGTCAAGAAATGATCAAAATGAAGCTGCAAATCTCTCGCCACAAAAGGATTGCAGCCCGGATAGGGCAAATGACGCCCAAAGGCTCCCGCTACGTCCGGCGCCTGATCCGCTGCTCCGACCAAATTTCGCAGCCAGGCAGAGCTCGCTGGCAGCGCATCGTGGGTAATCAGCGCCACGAACTCGCCCTTGGCCATAGAAATCCCCAAATTGCGGGTTCGACCGTGGCCAAATTCCTGAGGCGCAATGGTGTGCACGCGCACCTGCTCCCCCAGGGACCGGCAATAGTCCACGGTGCCGTCCGTTGACCCAGAGTCGATCACCAAGACCTCGTAGGGCCAAGGTGTCTCCTGACTCAAAACAGCCTCCATCACCTTGCGAAATAGGGCACCCGGATTTTTGGTCGGAATCAAGACGGTGGCTTTCAAAACAACCTCTTCGGTAGGACGCTGCGTGCTCGATTGTAGCGGTTTCGCGGGACTAGATCGTGCTGTCTACTGCTTCCTGAGCCTGCGTAGCCGGTCCCGGATTTTTTGGAGGGGACTACGGGCTTGCGGAAGCTGTAGCGCATGAAGTGCTTGCTCTGCCTGAATTGTCTGCTGGCGCTGCTCTTCGCAGCGGGCTGCGGTTTCTTGGTAGGCCTGGCGATATTCCTCGTAGGC
This genomic stretch from Geitlerinema sp. PCC 7407 harbors:
- a CDS encoding CHASE2 domain-containing protein produces the protein MVLKRLAQVCSRVESLPLKKWLLAPVVMPFVTSAAVTASLLGLQSVGALQQAELKVFDTMVRRRPELGPDPRLLVVSITEADIQRQGRWPLSDQTVADALQRLQQHQPRLIGLDVYRDVPQMPGRSQLLKALQAENTIAITNLGSGDDAGVPAPEGLPTDRVGFNDLLIDSDNVVRRHLMIASVAEETYFSFPLLLAIAYLDTEGQTARNSPSNPNHLQIGETVFEPLQATSGGYAKVDARGYQLLINYRSGRQSVRQISLTQLLNGEFDPAWVRDKVVLVGTTASSQKDVFYTPFSASEEEIPEMPGVLVHAQMLSQILDAVAGDRPLFRYWTPTGEGLWLWGWAIAGGVLAWRVRHPALLLSGAAGVLVLLGMASFSLFEAHAYWVPTIAPALGLVLTGSLVVAHRAYEAHQQQQTVMRLLGQSTSPEVAAALWTSRDRLLKSGKLPGQKLTATTMFVDIKNFSTISEMLLPELLLEWLNTYLAAATQEVLAHQGVVNKFTGDGLMAVFGVPVPRQSEAEIAADARNAVRCALVMGDRLRAMNQLWREQGLPLIEIRAGIFTGPVVAGSLGSKERLEYGVIGDSVNIAARLESCEKDRQGDVCRVLIAKETLVYLNDEFEVDHWGPLALKGKHHLVDVYRVIGLARSPQPRQPAEPPTALN
- the hemB gene encoding porphobilinogen synthase, which codes for MFPVHRPRRLRSNAQIRRMVRENSLTTSDLIYPLFAVPGEGIAQEVKSMPGVYQLSIDKIVEEAKEVYDLGIPAIILFGIPADKDIDATGAWHDCGIVQKAATAVKEAVPDLVVIADTCLCEYTSHGHCGYLETGDLTGRVLNDPTLELLKKTAVSQAKAGVDIIAPSGMMDGFVQAIRAGLDEAGFEQIPIMSYAAKYASAYYGPFRDAAESAPQFGDRRTYQMDPGNGREALKEIALDIAEGADFLMVKPALAYMDIIWRVKEATNLPVAAYNVSGEYSMVKAAALNGWVDEEKLVMETLLSFKRAGADLILTYHAKDAARWLAQ
- the rpmA gene encoding 50S ribosomal protein L27, which produces MAHKKGTGSTRNGRDSNAKRLGVKRYGGQVVRAGNILIRQRGTKVHPGNNVGRGNDDTLFALVDGIVTFERRGKSGKKVSVYPIAAEATA
- the rplU gene encoding 50S ribosomal protein L21 produces the protein MTYAIIETGGTQLRVEPGRFYDVNRLAVDANGTLTLDRVLLVQNDGEVTIGQPFVEGATIEATVLSHLRGKKIIVYKMRPKKKTRKKQGHRQELTRIMIDAISLNGTKLTAAEKAEA
- a CDS encoding glycosyltransferase family 1 protein, translating into MSDSLLINLSLLMQQPTGLTTYARQLVPHLRSLQPTLLTAHPFEGFRCIPTPANLTAEHGSRGHLRRLLWTQFQLPKLYRQLGASLLFSPVPETPLWRRTRSVVTVHDLIPLRFGSARSPLRLYFRHYVPQVLRQAAHILCDSEATARDITHFYGLPARKMTAVPLAYDAEHFRPLSLPTQNYFFYVGRHDPYKNLHRLIEAFGQVRDLPDVELWIAGPADPRFTPALAAQAAELGLAHRVKFLSYVPYGDLPRLLNQAIALVFPSLWEGFGLPVLEAMACGTAVITSNQASVPEVAGDAALLVDPYRPEAIAAAMRQVATDDHGRSQLQSLSLARSQQFSWERTGQQTAAILGQYL
- a CDS encoding glycosyltransferase family 2 protein, which codes for MIYFITVNYRSSALLARLQASLMAETAIAWRWVIVNNSPEDRAVYQWASDRTVILETGENCGFGGGCNAGLHYVFAQDPQAIAWLINPDAWLGDRALSQAQQLWESQPPASILGTVVLTPEGEPWFGGGFFDPARGEIHALETLPSPEQPWIPTPWVSGCSLMLQLGRFNRCPQFDPAYFLYYEDVDFCRRYAEQGHTVGLATQVQVIHAPSSVTSRNARQKFRYSTESYLLTLARYAHRRALWGRSLRLGLKAIALLPLKPAIALGKLQGLWMSGRRALKL
- a CDS encoding glucose-1-phosphate thymidylyltransferase, which translates into the protein MKALILSGGKGTRLRPLTYTGAKQLVPVANKPILWYGIESIVAAGITDIGIIISPQTGDEVRSKTGSGDRFGAQITYILQEEAAGLAHAVKIAQPFLGDAPFIMYLGDNLIQNELQGFLNRFKSQHLDSLILLRSVKNPSAFGVAEVDAAGRVLRLVEKPAQPASNLALVGVYFFNDSIHDAIANIQPSARGELEITDAIQYLIDQQRAVEACTLDGWWLDTGKKDDLLEANRIILDTKLHHSEVLGTIDESSKIIGRVQIGANSEIRHCTIRGPVIIGENCHLENCFIGPYSSIANGVKLVDVDLDHSVILQGATVTGIHQRIVDSVIGQRVQLCVAERRPKAVRFMVGDDSQIELV
- the rfbD gene encoding dTDP-4-dehydrorhamnose reductase — encoded protein: MKRFLLTGVTGQVGHELQRTLAPLGEVIGVSREEMDFAHPERMVGLLETVGPDVVVNAAAYTAVDRAESESELAYAVNAIAPDHLARAAQSHGAAFIHISTDYVFDGRKNTPYRPDDPTSPLSVYGHSKLAGEQAVQQAYRVSGDASYAIFRTAWVCGPHGKGNFVKTMLRLGSDREEIRVVADQVGSPTWAGDLAGAIAQFVPHLGPQTAGIYHYTSSGVASWYDFAIAIFEEARALDFPLAVQRVVPITTADYPTPARRPAYSVLACDKLAAVLGETPPHWRQGLRQLLHHLKQ
- the rfbC gene encoding dTDP-4-dehydrorhamnose 3,5-epimerase, encoding MQFHPSEIPDVLLLEPRVFGDDRGFFFESYNQRVFTEKAGNSVQFVQDNHSSSRQNVLRGLHYQIQQPQGKLVRVIVGQIYDVAVDLRRSSPTFGQWVGYELSAQNKHQLWVPAGFGHGFLVLSEQAEVLYKTTDYYAPEHERCIRWDDPDLAIAWPLTGEPILSAKDQAGVPFAAAEVFA